A window from Acidobacteriota bacterium encodes these proteins:
- a CDS encoding bifunctional 3,4-dihydroxy-2-butanone-4-phosphate synthase/GTP cyclohydrolase II: MFTPIPKTLEELRDGRMIVLVDDENRENEGDLVVAAEKVTPEVINFMAMYARGLICLAMTPEKCDRLGLHLMAPQNDSKFGTAFTASIDAAQGVTSGVSAQDRAHTILTAVDDQCSVEDLASPGHIFPLRARRGGVLVRAGQTEGSVDLARLAGLRAAGVICEIMNPDGTMARVPQLIEFCHKHGLALASVADIIEYRRRSERLIEKVVDVEMPTEYGDFRLHCYRSQIDEYLHLAMTCGDVGEGKVHDEPILVRVHSECLTGDIFHSLRCDCGPQLEGSMRRIAEAGTGVVLYIRQEGRGIGLINKLKAYALQEQGLDTVEANTRLGLPADLREYGIGAQILIDLGIRKLHLLTNNPKKIRGISGYGLEVVDQIPIEIPPTAHNRRYLRAKRDKLGHLFEEINDAISD; this comes from the coding sequence ATGTTCACACCAATTCCCAAGACCCTGGAAGAGCTCCGAGACGGACGCATGATCGTCTTGGTCGATGACGAAAACCGCGAGAATGAAGGTGACTTGGTGGTGGCTGCCGAGAAGGTCACTCCCGAGGTCATCAACTTCATGGCCATGTACGCGCGCGGACTGATTTGCCTGGCCATGACGCCCGAGAAGTGCGACCGACTGGGACTCCACTTGATGGCGCCCCAAAACGACTCCAAGTTCGGCACGGCCTTCACGGCTTCGATCGACGCCGCTCAGGGAGTGACCTCAGGCGTCTCGGCACAGGACCGGGCCCACACCATTCTCACTGCCGTCGACGACCAGTGCAGCGTCGAAGACCTGGCCTCGCCCGGGCACATCTTTCCGCTCCGGGCCCGCCGCGGGGGCGTGCTGGTGCGGGCCGGGCAGACCGAGGGTTCGGTCGACTTGGCCCGGCTGGCCGGGCTGCGAGCGGCCGGGGTCATCTGCGAGATCATGAATCCGGACGGAACCATGGCCCGCGTCCCCCAACTGATCGAGTTTTGCCACAAGCACGGACTGGCCCTGGCCTCGGTAGCCGACATCATCGAGTACCGCCGCCGCAGCGAGAGGCTGATCGAGAAGGTGGTCGATGTCGAAATGCCCACCGAATATGGGGACTTCCGCCTCCATTGCTACCGCTCCCAGATCGACGAGTACCTGCATCTGGCCATGACCTGCGGCGATGTGGGCGAGGGCAAGGTGCATGACGAACCCATCCTGGTGCGCGTCCACTCCGAGTGTCTGACGGGAGACATCTTCCACTCCCTCAGGTGCGATTGCGGGCCTCAGTTGGAAGGCTCCATGCGGCGCATCGCTGAGGCCGGTACCGGCGTGGTCCTCTACATCCGCCAGGAAGGCCGCGGCATCGGACTCATCAACAAGCTCAAAGCTTACGCCTTGCAGGAACAGGGTTTGGATACCGTGGAAGCCAATACCCGCCTGGGCCTGCCGGCCGACTTGAGAGAATATGGCATCGGGGCACAGATCCTGATCGATCTGGGCATCCGAAAGCTCCACCTGCTCACCAACAATCCCAAGAAGATCCGCGGCATCAGCGGGTACGGCCTGGAGGTCGTGGATCAAATCCCCATCGAGATTCCTCCCACCGCCCACAACCGCCGCTACTTGCGCGCCAAGCGCGACAAGCTGGGCCACCTCTTCGAAGAGATCAACGACGCCATCAGCGACTGA
- a CDS encoding D-aminoacylase, translating into MTKKWMGAAALFLALALALSCAQPTEYDLIIRNGVIYDGLGGEPYKGDVAFNGDRIAAVGDLGSAVGLEEVDAQGKAVTPGFINMLSWATESLIVDGRAMSDVLQGVTLEVMGEGWSMGPLSETMKEQAREQQGDIKYDIEWTSLGEYLEYLENKGVSVNVASYLGATTLRIHEIGFEDRPPSEEELQRMRQLVHQAMQEGALGIGSSLIYAPAFYASTEELIELCKVASQYGGSYISHMRSEGNQFLEALDETMRIARQADIAAEVYHLKAAGRDNWEKMDQAIAKIEQARAQGLEIRADMYTYTAGATGLDASMPPWVQEGGLDDWIERLKDPATRRRVMAEMTTHTDEWENLFHAAGSAENLLLVGFKNDDLKHLTGKSLAEVAEMRGTSPAETAMDLVIEDGSRVGTVYFLMQEENIKKKIAQPWVTFGSDAEAPAAEGVFLKSSTHPRAYGNFARLLGKYVREEKVIPLREAIRRLTSLPAGNLKIKQRGQLAEGYFADVVVFDPEAVIDRATFAQPHQYAEGVIHVFVNGEQVLDNGQHTGATPGRVVRGPGYKGSEGEN; encoded by the coding sequence ATGACGAAGAAATGGATGGGGGCAGCGGCGCTTTTCCTGGCCCTGGCTTTGGCGCTTTCCTGCGCACAACCCACCGAGTACGACCTGATTATCCGCAACGGCGTCATCTACGACGGATTGGGCGGAGAGCCCTACAAAGGCGACGTTGCCTTCAACGGCGACCGCATCGCCGCGGTCGGCGACCTGGGCTCGGCCGTGGGCCTCGAAGAAGTGGACGCCCAGGGCAAGGCGGTGACGCCCGGCTTCATCAACATGCTCAGTTGGGCCACCGAGAGCCTGATCGTGGACGGACGCGCCATGAGCGACGTGCTGCAAGGGGTGACCCTCGAGGTCATGGGAGAGGGATGGTCGATGGGCCCCCTCAGCGAAACCATGAAAGAACAGGCTCGGGAGCAGCAAGGCGACATCAAGTACGACATCGAATGGACGAGCCTGGGCGAGTACCTGGAATACCTCGAGAACAAGGGCGTCTCGGTCAACGTGGCTTCCTACCTGGGAGCCACCACCTTGCGTATCCATGAGATCGGTTTCGAGGACCGTCCGCCCAGCGAGGAAGAACTGCAACGCATGCGCCAGTTGGTGCACCAGGCCATGCAGGAAGGCGCCTTGGGCATCGGCTCCTCGCTGATCTATGCTCCCGCTTTCTACGCCTCCACCGAAGAGCTGATCGAATTGTGCAAGGTGGCTTCCCAGTACGGCGGTAGCTACATCTCCCACATGCGCAGCGAAGGCAACCAGTTCCTGGAGGCGCTGGATGAAACGATGCGCATCGCCCGCCAGGCCGACATCGCCGCCGAGGTCTACCATCTCAAGGCGGCGGGCCGCGACAACTGGGAGAAGATGGATCAGGCCATCGCCAAGATCGAGCAGGCCCGTGCCCAAGGTTTGGAGATCCGCGCCGACATGTACACCTACACCGCGGGCGCTACCGGACTGGACGCCTCCATGCCTCCCTGGGTGCAGGAAGGCGGGCTGGATGACTGGATCGAGCGCCTCAAGGATCCCGCCACGCGCCGCCGCGTCATGGCCGAGATGACTACCCACACCGACGAATGGGAGAATCTCTTTCATGCCGCCGGCAGCGCCGAGAACCTTCTGCTGGTGGGATTCAAGAACGACGACCTCAAGCACCTGACGGGCAAGTCGCTGGCCGAGGTGGCGGAAATGCGCGGCACCTCTCCCGCCGAAACGGCCATGGACCTGGTCATCGAGGACGGCAGCCGGGTGGGGACGGTCTACTTCCTGATGCAGGAAGAAAACATCAAGAAGAAGATCGCCCAGCCTTGGGTGACGTTCGGCTCAGATGCCGAGGCCCCGGCGGCCGAAGGCGTCTTTCTCAAGTCCAGCACTCACCCCCGCGCCTACGGCAACTTCGCCCGTCTGCTGGGCAAATACGTGCGCGAGGAAAAGGTGATTCCGCTGCGCGAGGCCATTCGCCGTCTGACCTCCCTGCCCGCCGGGAACCTCAAGATCAAGCAACGCGGACAGTTGGCCGAGGGCTACTTCGCCGATGTGGTGGTGTTCGATCCCGAGGCCGTCATCGACAGGGCCACCTTTGCCCAACCTCACCAGTACGCCGAGGGCGTCATTCACGTCTTCGTCAATGGCGAGCAGGTGCTCGACAACGGCCAGCACACCGGCGCCACGCCCGGACGCGTGGTCAGGGGACCCGGCTACAAAGGATCGGAGGGAGAAAACTAG
- a CDS encoding VWA domain-containing protein, with protein sequence MLKSLIPPLLALSVVPAALLAQEQDDQVIRVEVERVNVIVTVTDKRGRFITDLPKERFEIYEDGERQEITTFDRPTDLPLQLALIMDTSQSVRTQLDFEKEAARQFVLSLMQPGDRALLVEFDRGVNLLQDFTDRPSVIARAIDGLQAGGGTALFDAVYRVSLDKMSYGRGQDRKVILLISDGVDRDSRYSRQETLEMALRNEVAIYAIGTNRFGADQRKKGWNNLEKMSESTGGLALFPYSVSKLEESFENINKELRSQYLLVYNPTNTAKDGTFRKIRVKLKDKGGLRLRHREGYYADGAEGVR encoded by the coding sequence ATGCTGAAGTCATTGATACCGCCGCTTCTGGCCTTGTCGGTGGTGCCGGCCGCTCTGCTCGCTCAGGAGCAGGACGATCAAGTGATCCGCGTCGAGGTTGAACGCGTCAACGTCATCGTCACGGTCACCGACAAGCGGGGGCGCTTCATCACCGACCTGCCCAAGGAGCGCTTCGAGATTTACGAGGACGGCGAGCGGCAGGAGATCACCACCTTCGACCGGCCCACCGATCTCCCTCTGCAACTGGCGCTGATCATGGATACCAGCCAGAGCGTCCGCACCCAGTTGGACTTCGAGAAGGAAGCGGCGCGCCAGTTCGTGCTCAGCCTGATGCAGCCAGGCGACCGGGCGCTGCTGGTGGAATTCGATCGCGGAGTCAACCTGCTGCAGGACTTCACCGACCGTCCTTCGGTGATCGCCCGGGCCATCGACGGGCTTCAGGCCGGGGGCGGAACGGCGCTCTTCGACGCCGTCTACCGCGTCTCCCTGGACAAGATGTCGTATGGACGCGGACAAGACCGCAAAGTCATCCTCCTCATCAGCGACGGAGTCGACCGCGACAGCAGGTACTCGCGCCAGGAAACCCTGGAGATGGCCTTGCGCAACGAAGTGGCCATCTACGCCATCGGCACCAACCGCTTCGGCGCCGATCAGCGCAAGAAGGGATGGAACAACCTGGAGAAAATGAGCGAGAGCACCGGCGGACTGGCCCTCTTCCCCTACTCGGTGAGCAAGCTGGAAGAGTCGTTCGAGAACATCAACAAAGAACTGCGCAGCCAGTATCTGCTCGTCTACAATCCCACCAACACCGCCAAAGACGGCACCTTCCGCAAGATCCGCGTCAAGCTCAAGGACAAGGGCGGTCTGCGTCTGCGCCACCGCGAGGGATACTACGCCGACGGCGCCGAGGGCGTCCGCTAG
- a CDS encoding BamA/TamA family outer membrane protein: MADDSGELSFEGVESIPYQELISHLKEKGFDPQAPQALSERDWERGERLLRHYYQDQGFPLARVERTTTGRAGFRIIEGPRAELGWVDFQGNQFFSGDELARVLDVSGRLDFNRLEERLEKVREHYRDAGFPLATVERASLQVQETRERSFFPLPFQSVSRLRIRLKIEVEEGGRFRFGRWDCPQELSALQLPQPVEGEFYSERLLLEFRARAGKHFASQGRLIRELQILQRFDQDALEVDHRVVFSLYPPLDVRFIRLQGHHNYPDRFYRRELRLEESRPFDPRLLARSLSNLNSTGVLKRPLTDQDVELVIHEPQAMVDVVISLEEKKPRGFFYSLSRNDLGGLQVGLVFTLANWLGLGEELGLNVEHGGGTTGAALGIASRYLLGTDVPLRFALRFFRRHTGFRLSGVDERVEDVFRSKETGFTGLAAYRVRHGQETGSEYSLSWLQRPQQEPARRVVLRPFWTWGREDELVGGQSLKVSSRFSFFDDPSQAWNWSPRLEYRREGREEPLQRGFAFRFQAQYSHFGSGSQLLSERLFTDSDTARGFSGTTSGPWRREKEGLRPLGGDALLGLNSEYQVPLTRNVSVSPFFDTAINFSTRSPQGFRVVESTNRILRASLGSELRVDLPAQLPQLRLIAAWNPLRMQDVLSQGPSGLARLRDPRASLRLAFDPVF; this comes from the coding sequence TTGGCTGACGATTCCGGGGAACTGAGCTTTGAGGGCGTAGAATCGATTCCCTATCAGGAACTGATCAGCCACCTGAAAGAAAAGGGATTCGACCCGCAGGCGCCGCAGGCCTTGAGCGAGCGCGACTGGGAGCGGGGCGAACGTTTGCTGCGCCACTACTACCAGGATCAAGGCTTTCCCCTGGCCCGCGTCGAGCGCACTACAACGGGCAGGGCGGGATTTCGAATCATCGAGGGTCCTAGGGCCGAACTGGGGTGGGTCGACTTCCAGGGCAACCAATTCTTCAGCGGCGATGAACTGGCCCGAGTGTTGGACGTCTCAGGCCGTCTCGACTTCAACCGCCTGGAGGAGCGCCTGGAAAAAGTGCGGGAGCACTACCGGGATGCCGGCTTCCCCCTGGCCACAGTCGAACGCGCTTCGCTGCAGGTGCAGGAGACCCGGGAGCGCAGTTTCTTTCCCTTGCCCTTTCAGAGCGTTTCGCGCCTGCGCATCCGTTTGAAGATCGAGGTCGAAGAAGGCGGCCGGTTCCGCTTCGGGCGATGGGATTGCCCGCAGGAACTGTCCGCGCTGCAACTTCCTCAACCGGTGGAAGGCGAGTTTTACAGTGAACGGCTTCTGCTGGAATTTCGCGCCCGGGCCGGGAAGCACTTCGCCTCCCAGGGACGCCTGATCCGAGAATTGCAGATCCTCCAGCGCTTCGATCAGGATGCGCTTGAGGTTGACCACCGGGTGGTCTTTTCCCTCTACCCTCCACTCGACGTCCGCTTCATCCGCCTGCAAGGACACCACAATTATCCCGACCGTTTCTACCGGCGGGAGTTGCGGTTGGAAGAGAGCCGCCCTTTCGATCCGCGCCTTTTGGCCCGCAGCCTTTCCAACCTCAACTCCACCGGGGTGCTCAAACGCCCGCTGACCGATCAGGACGTGGAGCTGGTCATCCATGAGCCCCAGGCGATGGTCGACGTGGTCATCTCCCTCGAGGAAAAGAAGCCGCGCGGTTTCTTCTACTCGCTCAGCCGCAACGATCTGGGCGGATTGCAGGTGGGTCTGGTCTTCACTTTGGCCAACTGGCTGGGCTTGGGCGAGGAACTGGGTTTGAACGTCGAGCATGGCGGCGGCACCACCGGCGCCGCGCTGGGGATCGCTTCGCGCTACCTGCTGGGGACCGACGTTCCCTTGCGCTTCGCTCTGCGTTTTTTTCGCCGCCACACCGGATTTCGCCTCTCCGGCGTGGACGAACGGGTTGAGGACGTCTTCCGCTCCAAGGAAACCGGCTTCACCGGACTGGCAGCTTACCGCGTCCGCCATGGACAGGAAACGGGAAGCGAGTACAGCCTTTCCTGGTTGCAGCGTCCCCAGCAGGAACCGGCCCGCCGGGTTGTGCTGCGTCCTTTCTGGACCTGGGGCCGCGAGGACGAGCTCGTCGGGGGCCAGTCGCTCAAGGTGTCCAGCCGCTTCTCCTTTTTTGACGATCCCTCCCAGGCCTGGAACTGGAGTCCTCGTCTGGAATATCGCCGTGAGGGCAGGGAAGAGCCGCTGCAAAGAGGCTTCGCCTTTCGCTTTCAAGCCCAGTACTCGCACTTCGGGTCTGGAAGCCAGTTGCTCTCCGAGCGTCTCTTTACCGATTCCGACACCGCGCGGGGATTCTCGGGCACCACCTCGGGTCCCTGGCGTCGTGAAAAGGAGGGACTGCGTCCGCTGGGAGGAGACGCCCTGTTGGGCCTCAATAGCGAGTATCAGGTGCCGCTCACCCGCAATGTATCGGTGTCGCCCTTTTTCGACACCGCCATCAACTTCTCCACTCGAAGTCCGCAAGGATTCCGGGTGGTGGAGTCGACCAATCGAATCTTGAGGGCCTCTCTGGGAAGCGAGTTGCGAGTCGACCTTCCCGCCCAATTGCCTCAGCTTCGCCTCATCGCTGCCTGGAACCCCCTGCGCATGCAGGACGTCCTCAGCCAGGGCCCCTCGGGACTGGCCCGCCTGCGCGATCCCCGCGCCAGCCTGCGCCTGGCTTTCGATCCCGTCTTCTGA
- the speD gene encoding adenosylmethionine decarboxylase has product MQVCPQAPTPKKQEALGRQVLIDLYGCPADLLDDVKRVENALVQAARSCGARVVETVLHRFSPQGVSGVVVIAESHLAVHTWPEQGYAALDVFTCGDVLSPQELTEALGTLFAAHNSRSRVIQRGLQPHAHAPSPRES; this is encoded by the coding sequence ATGCAGGTTTGTCCACAAGCGCCCACCCCCAAAAAGCAAGAAGCCCTGGGACGACAGGTGCTGATCGACCTCTACGGATGTCCGGCCGACCTGCTGGACGACGTCAAGCGGGTTGAGAACGCCTTGGTGCAGGCCGCCCGAAGCTGCGGCGCCAGGGTGGTAGAAACGGTGCTTCACCGCTTCAGTCCGCAGGGCGTGAGCGGAGTGGTGGTGATCGCCGAAAGTCACTTGGCCGTCCACACCTGGCCCGAGCAGGGCTACGCCGCGCTGGACGTCTTCACCTGCGGCGACGTGCTCTCTCCCCAGGAACTGACCGAGGCTCTGGGGACTTTGTTCGCCGCCCACAACTCCCGCTCCCGCGTCATTCAGCGCGGGCTTCAACCCCACGCCCATGCGCCAAGTCCAAGGGAAAGCTAA
- a CDS encoding nucleoside permease: protein MEITLRMRLSAMMFLEFFIWGAWSVTMGTYLNEIGFQGTEISRAYSTTAWAAILSPFFVGLVADRYFAAQKVMGVLHLLGAALLYYASTVTDAGFFFWVLLGYALCYMPTLALVNAISFYQMKEPEKEFPSIRVLGTIGWIVAGIIISTMEGFGLEGIEATSTPMRLAAGASALLALYSFSLPHTPPASAGKSVSVAEVLGLDALRLMKERPFAVFIVSSLLISIPLAFYYNFTNLFLNESGMQAVAAKMTLGQGSEIVFMLVMPFFFRRLGVKYMLLVGMLAWTARYVLFAFGNNDALVWMLYLGIILHGVCYDFFFVTGQIYVDKKAPPGLRSSAQGFITLITYGVGMVIGAWVSGRIVQGNEVLLNGEVSGHQWTDIWIQPAIMAGAVAAAFALLFNEKRIRG, encoded by the coding sequence ATGGAAATAACGCTGCGCATGCGCTTGAGCGCAATGATGTTCCTGGAGTTCTTTATCTGGGGAGCCTGGTCGGTGACCATGGGCACCTACCTCAACGAGATAGGCTTCCAGGGAACCGAAATCAGCCGCGCCTACAGCACCACGGCCTGGGCCGCCATCCTCTCGCCCTTCTTCGTGGGACTGGTGGCCGACCGATACTTCGCCGCCCAGAAGGTCATGGGAGTGCTGCACTTGCTGGGCGCGGCGCTGCTTTACTACGCTTCCACCGTCACCGATGCGGGGTTCTTCTTCTGGGTGCTGCTGGGATATGCCCTCTGCTACATGCCCACGCTGGCCCTGGTCAACGCCATCTCCTTCTACCAGATGAAGGAGCCGGAAAAAGAGTTCCCCTCCATCCGCGTCCTGGGCACCATCGGTTGGATCGTAGCCGGGATCATCATCTCCACCATGGAAGGCTTCGGGCTGGAGGGCATCGAAGCCACCTCGACGCCCATGCGGCTGGCGGCCGGCGCCTCGGCCCTGCTGGCCCTCTATTCCTTTTCGCTGCCCCACACGCCGCCCGCTTCAGCGGGCAAGTCGGTGAGCGTGGCCGAGGTGTTGGGGCTGGACGCCCTGCGCCTGATGAAAGAACGCCCCTTCGCCGTCTTCATCGTCAGTTCGCTGCTGATTTCCATTCCCCTGGCCTTCTACTACAACTTCACCAACCTCTTCCTCAACGAGAGCGGGATGCAGGCGGTGGCCGCCAAGATGACGCTGGGACAAGGCTCCGAGATCGTCTTCATGCTGGTCATGCCCTTCTTCTTCCGCCGCTTGGGCGTCAAGTACATGCTGCTGGTGGGAATGCTGGCCTGGACCGCCCGCTATGTGCTCTTCGCCTTCGGCAACAACGACGCCCTGGTGTGGATGCTCTATTTGGGCATTATCCTGCATGGCGTCTGCTATGACTTTTTCTTTGTTACCGGCCAGATCTACGTCGACAAGAAGGCTCCTCCCGGGCTGCGCTCCAGCGCCCAGGGATTCATTACGCTGATCACCTACGGAGTGGGCATGGTCATAGGAGCCTGGGTGTCGGGCCGCATCGTGCAAGGCAACGAGGTGTTGCTTAACGGAGAGGTGAGCGGCCACCAATGGACGGACATCTGGATCCAGCCCGCCATCATGGCCGGCGCCGTGGCCGCGGCCTTCGCCTTGCTTTTCAACGAGAAGCGCATCAGAGGCTAG
- a CDS encoding alpha/beta hydrolase: protein MAMLEIVTAGAAGVSALAGVGLVYQRLGERMDSRRFPPPGQMVDVGGWRLHALVKSPADAAATPPTVVFDSALASSSISWALVQPEVAKHAHTLSYDRAGSGWSDPSPSPRTLENTVDELHRLLQALRLPAPYLLVGHSYGAFNARAFAHRHGSQTAGLILLDAADEQQWIDLKAPDRRKITHGARLARRARWLAHLGLTRLVVQLARAGNRGKARSIGSWLGIGIPRQAQERLLAPLQQLPQDLRQPIGWFWTRPHFYASLADTIARVPEAARSVAAIEHFGDLPLSVLAADNEDPLWMTRQQALARLSRRGRFIHASQSSHWIPLDRPRLVIDTILRHLAAP from the coding sequence ATGGCGATGTTGGAGATCGTGACGGCGGGTGCTGCCGGGGTTTCGGCTTTGGCGGGGGTGGGACTGGTTTATCAGCGGCTGGGAGAGCGGATGGACTCGCGGCGGTTTCCGCCGCCGGGACAAATGGTGGATGTCGGCGGCTGGCGGCTGCATGCTCTGGTTAAGAGTCCTGCTGATGCGGCGGCGACGCCCCCTACAGTGGTCTTCGACTCAGCCCTGGCCAGTTCCTCAATCAGTTGGGCGCTGGTGCAGCCTGAAGTCGCCAAGCACGCCCACACCCTCAGCTACGACCGGGCGGGAAGCGGGTGGAGCGATCCCTCGCCAAGCCCGCGGACGCTGGAAAACACCGTCGACGAGTTGCACCGGCTGCTGCAAGCCTTGCGTCTTCCGGCCCCCTATCTGCTGGTGGGACACTCCTACGGCGCTTTCAACGCCCGCGCTTTCGCCCACCGCCATGGCTCCCAAACCGCCGGATTGATCCTGCTCGATGCCGCCGACGAACAGCAATGGATCGACCTCAAGGCGCCTGACCGCCGCAAGATCACCCACGGGGCGCGCCTGGCCCGGCGGGCGCGCTGGCTGGCCCACCTGGGACTGACCCGGCTGGTGGTGCAACTGGCCCGAGCCGGCAACCGCGGCAAGGCCCGCAGCATCGGATCATGGCTGGGAATCGGCATACCGCGCCAGGCCCAGGAACGTCTGCTGGCTCCACTGCAGCAACTCCCCCAGGACCTGCGCCAGCCCATCGGATGGTTCTGGACGCGTCCTCACTTCTACGCCTCTCTGGCCGACACCATCGCCCGCGTCCCCGAGGCCGCCCGCAGCGTAGCGGCGATTGAGCATTTTGGCGACCTCCCCCTATCGGTGCTGGCCGCCGACAACGAAGACCCGCTCTGGATGACGCGTCAGCAGGCCCTGGCCCGCCTCTCCCGCCGCGGACGCTTCATCCATGCCAGCCAGAGCTCCCACTGGATACCCCTCGACCGCCCCCGACTCGTCATCGACACCATCCTCCGCCACCTGGCTGCACCCTGA